In Enterobacter cloacae, the following are encoded in one genomic region:
- a CDS encoding alpha-mannosidase: MKAVSRVHITPHMHWDREWYFTTEASRILLVNNMEEILTRLEQDDAYKYYVLDGQTAVLEDYFAVKPENRPRVKALVEAGKLIIGPWYTQTDTTIVSGESIVRNLMYGIRDCMALGEPMKIGYLPDSFGMSGQLPHIYNGFGITRAMFWRGCSERHGTDKTEFLWQSADGSEVTTQVLPLGYAIGKYLPEDEEGLRKRLDSYFGVLEKASVTKEILLPNGHDQMPLQQNIFAVMDKLREIYPQRKFVMSRFEEVFEHIEAHREELATLKGEFIDGKYMRVHRTIGSTRMDIKIAHARIENKIVNVLEPLATLAWTLGFEYHHGLLEKMWKEILKNHAHDSIGCCCSDKVHREILSRFELAEDMADNLTHFYMRKIVDNMPQSDADKLVMFNLMPWPRDEVINTTIRLRASQFRLVDDKGNDVPYFIRHARELDPGLIDRQIVHYGNYEPFMAFDIQLSQNLPSMGYCTLYIEPHIAGDALPPTKTTEALLENAFWQISLNGDGTLRLHDKASGLIYDRVLEIEESSDDGDEYDYSPSREEWRLTSVQGEHDVEVTHEGWQSRVLIRHRMAVPANLTERSARQQNGLLTAEMAVTLSHNSRRIDVEVRLDNQADDHRVRVLIPTPFNTEAVLADTQFGSLTRPVWDEAMTNWQEEGWKEAPLPVWNLLNYAVLREKHHGMALFTEGLREFEVIGDAHKTFALTLLRGVGVLGKEDLLLRPGRPSGIKMPVPDSQVRGQLDCRFSLYSFSGSPDDAGVAQQAKAWLTPVHCYNKIPWDAMKLNRAAFRTPESYSLLTLPPTGCMLSALKKSEDGEALILRLFNPSESTSYDATLAVNRTIKGCHETDMNERTKEGGHDEKGIVGAFRPGQSRTFSIQIEG; this comes from the coding sequence ATGAAAGCTGTATCTCGCGTTCATATTACACCGCATATGCACTGGGACCGTGAGTGGTATTTCACCACTGAAGCGTCGCGCATTCTCCTTGTCAATAATATGGAGGAGATCCTCACCCGTCTTGAGCAGGATGACGCATACAAATACTACGTCCTCGACGGGCAGACGGCGGTTCTGGAAGATTACTTCGCGGTGAAACCAGAAAACCGGCCCCGGGTGAAGGCACTGGTTGAGGCCGGGAAACTGATTATTGGCCCCTGGTATACCCAGACGGACACCACAATTGTTTCTGGCGAGTCGATTGTTCGCAACCTGATGTATGGCATCCGCGACTGTATGGCATTGGGCGAGCCGATGAAGATTGGCTACCTGCCGGATTCGTTCGGCATGTCCGGGCAACTTCCGCACATTTATAACGGTTTTGGTATTACGCGAGCCATGTTCTGGCGCGGTTGTTCAGAGCGTCACGGGACAGATAAAACGGAGTTTTTATGGCAGAGTGCGGATGGCAGTGAGGTCACGACACAGGTACTGCCGTTAGGTTACGCGATTGGTAAGTACTTACCGGAGGATGAAGAAGGATTACGAAAACGGCTCGACAGTTACTTCGGGGTGCTGGAAAAAGCCTCCGTCACGAAGGAGATATTGTTGCCCAACGGTCACGACCAGATGCCGCTGCAGCAAAACATTTTCGCAGTGATGGATAAGCTTCGTGAAATTTATCCGCAGCGTAAATTTGTGATGAGCCGGTTTGAGGAAGTCTTTGAACATATTGAAGCACACCGTGAAGAACTGGCGACGCTGAAAGGGGAGTTTATCGACGGTAAATACATGCGTGTGCACCGGACGATAGGCTCCACGCGGATGGACATTAAAATTGCGCATGCCCGCATAGAGAACAAAATCGTTAATGTCCTGGAGCCGCTGGCAACGCTTGCCTGGACGCTGGGGTTTGAATACCACCACGGCCTGCTGGAAAAAATGTGGAAAGAGATCCTGAAAAATCACGCCCACGACAGCATTGGCTGCTGCTGTAGCGACAAGGTGCATCGCGAAATCCTCTCGCGTTTCGAGCTGGCTGAGGATATGGCCGATAACCTGACGCATTTTTATATGCGCAAGATTGTCGACAACATGCCGCAAAGCGATGCAGACAAACTGGTGATGTTCAACCTGATGCCCTGGCCGCGTGACGAGGTGATTAACACGACGATCCGCCTGCGTGCCAGCCAGTTCCGCCTGGTGGATGATAAAGGCAACGACGTTCCGTATTTCATTCGCCACGCCCGCGAACTTGACCCGGGGCTGATTGACAGGCAGATCGTCCATTACGGGAATTATGAGCCGTTTATGGCGTTCGATATCCAGCTCAGTCAGAACCTGCCATCAATGGGCTACTGCACGCTGTATATCGAACCGCATATCGCGGGTGACGCGCTTCCGCCAACGAAAACAACAGAGGCATTGCTGGAAAATGCCTTCTGGCAGATAAGCCTGAACGGTGACGGAACGCTGCGTCTGCACGATAAAGCGTCAGGTCTTATCTATGACCGTGTGCTGGAAATTGAAGAGAGTTCCGATGATGGTGATGAGTATGACTATTCTCCGTCGCGAGAGGAGTGGCGGCTCACTTCAGTGCAAGGCGAGCATGACGTTGAGGTTACTCATGAAGGCTGGCAGAGCAGGGTGCTGATCCGTCATCGAATGGCGGTTCCGGCAAACCTCACCGAACGTTCGGCACGCCAGCAAAACGGTCTTCTCACTGCTGAAATGGCGGTGACGCTCAGCCATAACAGCCGGCGTATTGATGTGGAGGTTCGGCTGGATAATCAGGCTGACGATCATCGCGTCCGTGTATTGATCCCCACGCCGTTTAATACGGAAGCGGTGTTAGCCGATACGCAGTTTGGCTCGCTGACGCGCCCTGTGTGGGATGAGGCCATGACGAACTGGCAGGAAGAGGGATGGAAGGAAGCGCCACTGCCGGTCTGGAATCTCCTCAACTACGCCGTACTCCGGGAAAAGCATCATGGAATGGCGTTGTTCACTGAGGGACTGCGGGAATTTGAAGTTATCGGTGACGCTCATAAAACATTTGCCCTGACGCTTCTGCGCGGAGTGGGGGTTCTCGGGAAGGAGGATTTACTCCTGCGGCCTGGAAGACCATCTGGTATCAAGATGCCCGTACCGGACTCGCAGGTTCGTGGCCAGCTTGACTGCCGTTTTAGCCTCTATAGTTTTAGCGGATCGCCTGACGATGCCGGTGTTGCCCAGCAGGCGAAGGCATGGCTTACCCCGGTTCACTGCTATAACAAAATCCCCTGGGATGCGATGAAACTTAACCGCGCTGCGTTCAGGACGCCGGAGAGCTACAGCCTGTTAACGTTGCCACCGACAGGTTGTATGTTGAGTGCATTGAAAAAGTCAGAAGACGGCGAAGCCCTTATCCTTCGCCTGTTCAATCCATCGGAGTCGACCTCTTACGATGCCACTTTAGCGGTAAACCGGACGATTAAAGGGTGCCACGAAACCGACATGAATGAACGCACTAAAGAGGGCGGGCATGACGAAAAAGGCATCGTGGGGGCATTTCGCCCGGGGCAGTCGCGTACCTTTAGTATTCAGATAGAGGGGTAA
- a CDS encoding PTS 2-O-a-mannosyl-D-glycerate transporter subunit IIABC: MNLTTLTHPGAVCVKGHYGSRDEAIRQLTMRLLELGKITDGDEFLAEVFRRESLGPTALGEGLAVPHGKSPVVKEAAFAVATLDAPLKWEGVDGPEDVELIFLLAIPPAEAGSTHIQVLTELTSRLADDALRARVMAATTAEALLAALDETSQVEEASPLVDAPTLVCVTACPAGIAHTYMAAEYLEKAGRKLGVNVVVEKQGANGIEGRLTAWQLQHAQACILAAEVAVKESERFQGIPTLSVPVAEPLRHAEALIERALALQPSQDTRPVQAQNGDKKSFKTELKQALLSGISFAVPLIVAGGTVLAISVLLAQMLGLQHLFDQENSWLWMYRKLGGGMLGILMVPVLAAYTAYSLADKPALAPGFAAGLAANMIGSGFLGAIAGGLIAGYLMRWVKNHIRLNNRYNGFLTYYLYPVIGVLGAGSLMLFVIGEPVAWINNSLTAWLNGLSGANALLLGTLLGFMCSFDLGGPVNKAAYAFCLGAMANGVYGPYAIFASVKMVSAFTVTASTLLAPHLFKQFEIETGKSTWLLGLAGITEGAIPMAIEDPLRVIGSFVLGSMVTGAIVGAMGIGLSTPGAGIFSLFLLHHSGMGGITAAVGWFGAALVGTAISTLILLFWRRQAVKRGKYVIEDAMP, translated from the coding sequence ATGAACCTGACGACCCTGACCCATCCCGGCGCTGTCTGTGTGAAGGGGCACTATGGCAGCCGTGATGAGGCAATACGCCAGCTAACGATGCGACTGCTGGAGCTGGGAAAAATTACCGATGGTGATGAATTTTTGGCAGAAGTCTTCCGTCGGGAATCGCTTGGCCCTACCGCACTGGGGGAAGGGCTGGCGGTACCACATGGCAAATCGCCCGTGGTGAAAGAGGCTGCCTTTGCGGTAGCAACGCTGGACGCGCCGCTTAAATGGGAAGGCGTGGATGGCCCTGAAGACGTTGAATTGATTTTCCTGCTTGCTATTCCACCTGCTGAAGCGGGTTCAACACATATACAGGTGTTAACGGAGCTGACTTCCCGGCTGGCTGATGACGCACTCCGGGCACGCGTGATGGCGGCGACGACGGCAGAAGCCCTGCTTGCTGCTCTGGACGAAACGTCACAGGTTGAGGAAGCGTCACCTCTGGTGGATGCGCCAACCCTTGTCTGTGTGACCGCCTGTCCGGCAGGGATTGCCCATACGTATATGGCTGCTGAATACCTCGAGAAAGCGGGACGTAAGCTGGGTGTAAACGTGGTGGTGGAAAAACAGGGGGCGAACGGTATTGAAGGTCGGTTAACGGCCTGGCAATTGCAGCATGCGCAAGCCTGTATTCTGGCTGCTGAAGTGGCGGTTAAAGAGAGCGAACGCTTCCAGGGGATCCCCACGCTTTCCGTACCGGTAGCGGAACCGCTTCGCCATGCTGAAGCCCTTATTGAGCGCGCTCTGGCATTGCAGCCTTCTCAGGATACTCGCCCTGTGCAGGCTCAGAACGGGGATAAAAAGAGCTTCAAAACAGAGCTTAAGCAGGCGCTACTGAGCGGTATCTCGTTTGCTGTACCGCTGATTGTGGCGGGAGGTACGGTGCTGGCTATCTCGGTACTGCTGGCGCAGATGCTGGGCTTACAGCATCTGTTCGATCAGGAAAACTCATGGCTGTGGATGTACCGCAAACTCGGCGGTGGCATGCTCGGCATTTTGATGGTGCCCGTGCTCGCCGCCTATACAGCTTACTCACTGGCGGATAAACCCGCCCTGGCTCCGGGGTTCGCCGCCGGTCTTGCCGCGAATATGATCGGCTCTGGTTTTTTGGGAGCGATCGCCGGCGGGTTGATTGCCGGCTACCTGATGCGCTGGGTGAAAAATCATATTCGTCTCAATAATCGCTATAACGGCTTTCTGACCTATTACCTCTATCCGGTTATTGGCGTGCTGGGGGCGGGCAGTCTGATGCTGTTTGTGATCGGTGAGCCCGTGGCGTGGATAAACAATTCACTCACCGCCTGGCTCAACGGACTGTCGGGGGCTAACGCGCTGCTGCTGGGGACGCTTCTCGGCTTTATGTGTTCATTCGATCTGGGCGGGCCGGTCAATAAAGCGGCGTATGCATTCTGTCTGGGGGCGATGGCGAACGGTGTCTATGGGCCGTATGCCATTTTTGCCTCCGTCAAAATGGTGTCCGCCTTCACGGTGACCGCATCAACCCTGCTGGCTCCACATCTCTTCAAACAGTTTGAAATCGAAACCGGTAAGTCAACGTGGTTGTTGGGGCTGGCGGGGATTACCGAAGGGGCGATCCCAATGGCTATTGAAGATCCGCTGCGGGTCATTGGTTCATTCGTATTGGGTTCAATGGTGACCGGTGCGATTGTCGGTGCAATGGGCATCGGGTTGTCCACGCCGGGAGCGGGCATTTTCTCCCTCTTCTTGCTCCATCATAGCGGAATGGGTGGCATCACGGCGGCAGTGGGCTGGTTTGGGGCTGCGCTGGTGGGGACCGCCATCTCGACACTCATTTTACTTTTCTGGCGACGTCAGGCGGTAAAGCGCGGCAAATACGTCATTGAAGACGCCATGCCATAA
- a CDS encoding cytochrome bd oxidase subunit II produces MIDYEVLRFIWWLLVGILLIGFAVTDGFDMGVGMLTRFLGRNDTERRIMINSIAPHWDGNQVWLITAGGALFAAWPMVYAAAFSGFYVAMILVLASLFFRPVGFDYRSKIEDTRWRNMWDWGIFIGSFVPPLVIGVAFGNLLQGVPFHIDDYMRLYYTGNFFQLLNPFGLLAGVVSVAMIITQGATYLQMRTVGELHLRSRTTAQVAALVTLVCFALAGVWVMYGIDGYVVTSAINHAAPSNPLTKEVARQAGAWLVNFNNTPALWAIPALGVLLPLLTVLTSRLEKGALAFVFSSLTLACIILTAGIAMFPFVMPSSTMMNASLTMWDATSSQLTLNLMTYVACVFVPIILLYTTWCYWKMFGRITKEHIESNTHSMY; encoded by the coding sequence ATGATCGATTATGAAGTATTGCGTTTTATCTGGTGGCTGCTGGTCGGTATCCTGCTGATCGGTTTTGCGGTCACGGATGGTTTCGACATGGGGGTGGGCATGCTCACCCGTTTCCTCGGTCGTAATGACACCGAGCGTCGAATCATGATCAACTCCATCGCCCCACACTGGGACGGTAACCAGGTGTGGCTGATCACCGCAGGCGGCGCACTGTTTGCTGCCTGGCCGATGGTCTACGCGGCTGCGTTCTCCGGTTTCTACGTGGCGATGATTCTGGTGCTGGCGTCTTTATTCTTCCGTCCGGTTGGTTTCGACTACCGTTCCAAGATTGAAGACACCCGCTGGCGCAACATGTGGGACTGGGGCATCTTCATTGGTAGCTTCGTTCCACCTCTGGTGATTGGCGTGGCGTTCGGTAACCTGCTGCAGGGCGTACCGTTCCACATCGACGATTACATGCGTCTTTACTACACCGGTAACTTCTTCCAGCTGCTGAACCCGTTTGGTCTGCTGGCAGGCGTAGTGAGTGTGGCGATGATCATTACCCAGGGCGCGACCTATCTGCAGATGCGTACTGTGGGTGAACTGCACCTGCGTTCTCGCACGACAGCTCAGGTTGCTGCTCTGGTAACGCTGGTCTGCTTCGCACTGGCTGGCGTTTGGGTGATGTACGGTATTGATGGTTACGTAGTGACGTCTGCTATCAACCACGCTGCACCGTCTAACCCGCTGACCAAAGAAGTGGCTCGTCAGGCTGGTGCATGGCTGGTGAACTTCAACAATACTCCTGCGCTGTGGGCTATCCCGGCACTGGGTGTATTGCTGCCACTGCTGACGGTGCTGACGTCTCGTCTGGAAAAAGGCGCACTGGCGTTCGTGTTCTCTTCACTGACGCTGGCGTGCATCATCCTGACTGCGGGTATTGCTATGTTCCCATTCGTGATGCCATCCAGCACCATGATGAATGCTAGCCTGACCATGTGGGATGCAACCTCCAGCCAGCTGACGCTGAACCTGATGACATATGTGGCTTGTGTATTCGTACCGATTATCCTGCTCTACACCACCTGGTGTTACTGGAAAATGTTCGGTCGTATCACCAAAGAACATATCGAAAGCAACACCCACTCTATGTACTAA
- a CDS encoding XRE family transcriptional regulator produces the protein MGNKPMYRQIADALREKIHAGELKPGDALPTESSLQEAFSVSRVTVRQALKRLTEEQIIESIQGSGSYVKEERVNYDIYQLTGFYEKLADRNVDTHSDVKIFEVIKADARLAGKLDLNPDDKVWHVKRVRFIKQKPVNLEETWMPLAMFADLTWEVMENSKYHYIEQVKKMVIDRSEQELVPVMPSEEAIAALALDPAKPILEKVSRGFLKDGRVFEYSRNVFNTDDYKFTLVARRRQ, from the coding sequence ATGGGCAATAAACCAATGTACCGGCAGATAGCCGATGCGCTACGCGAGAAAATTCATGCCGGTGAATTAAAGCCTGGCGATGCATTGCCAACGGAATCCAGCCTTCAGGAGGCATTCAGCGTCAGCCGCGTGACGGTAAGACAGGCATTAAAACGGCTTACGGAAGAACAAATCATCGAAAGCATTCAGGGCAGCGGCTCCTATGTAAAAGAAGAGCGTGTCAACTATGACATCTACCAGTTAACGGGTTTTTACGAGAAACTGGCCGACCGAAATGTGGACACCCACAGCGATGTGAAAATTTTTGAAGTGATAAAAGCGGACGCGCGGCTGGCAGGAAAGTTAGACCTTAACCCGGACGATAAAGTCTGGCACGTCAAGCGCGTGCGCTTTATCAAGCAAAAGCCGGTAAACCTCGAAGAAACGTGGATGCCGCTGGCGATGTTCGCCGACCTCACCTGGGAAGTGATGGAGAACTCCAAATATCACTACATTGAACAAGTCAAAAAGATGGTTATCGATCGCAGTGAACAGGAGCTGGTACCGGTGATGCCGTCCGAAGAGGCGATCGCCGCGCTGGCGCTCGATCCGGCAAAACCTATCCTGGAGAAAGTGTCTCGCGGTTTCCTGAAAGACGGCAGAGTTTTTGAATACAGCCGCAACGTTTTCAATACTGACGATTACAAATTCACCCTGGTTGCCCGACGCAGGCAATAA
- a CDS encoding cytochrome bd-I ubiquinol oxidase subunit I: MLDIVELSRLQFALTAMYHFLFVPLTLGMAFLLAIMETVYVLSGKQIYKDMTKFWGKLFGINFALGVATGLTMEFQFGTNWSYYSHYVGDIFGAPLAIEGLMAFFLESTFVGLFFFGWDRLGKVQHMAVTWLVALGSNLSALWILVANGWMQNPIASDFNFETMRMEMVSFAELVLNPVAQVKFVHTVASGYVCGAMFILGISSYYMLRGRDFAFAKRSFAIAASFGMAAILSVIVLGDESGYEMGDVQKTKLAAIEAEWETQPAPAAFTLFGIPDQDAQQNHFSIQIPYALGIIATRSVDKQVTGLKELMVQHEGRIRNGMKAYALLEQLRAGSTDQAVRDQFNNVKKDLGYGLLLKRYTPNVSDATEAQIQMATKDSIPRVAPLYFAFRIMVGCGILMLLIIAASFWSVIRNRVGQKKWLLRTALYGIPLPWIAIESGWFVAEYGRQPWAIGEVLPTAVANSTLTAGDLIFSMLLICGLYTLFLVAELFLMFKFARLGPSSLKTGRYHYEQSGATTQPAR, encoded by the coding sequence ATGTTAGATATAGTCGAACTGTCGCGCTTACAGTTTGCCTTGACCGCGATGTACCACTTCCTGTTTGTGCCACTGACGCTCGGTATGGCGTTCCTGCTGGCCATCATGGAAACGGTCTACGTCCTCTCCGGCAAACAGATTTATAAAGATATGACCAAGTTCTGGGGCAAGTTGTTTGGTATCAACTTTGCACTGGGCGTGGCAACCGGTTTGACCATGGAGTTCCAGTTCGGGACTAACTGGTCTTACTATTCCCACTATGTAGGGGATATCTTCGGTGCGCCGCTGGCCATTGAAGGTCTGATGGCCTTCTTCCTCGAATCCACCTTTGTAGGTCTGTTCTTCTTCGGTTGGGACCGTCTGGGTAAAGTCCAGCATATGGCGGTAACCTGGCTGGTGGCATTAGGTTCTAACCTGTCCGCACTGTGGATCCTGGTGGCGAACGGCTGGATGCAGAACCCGATCGCGTCTGATTTCAACTTCGAAACCATGCGTATGGAGATGGTCAGCTTTGCCGAGCTGGTACTGAACCCGGTCGCACAGGTTAAATTCGTTCACACTGTAGCATCTGGTTATGTGTGTGGTGCGATGTTCATTCTGGGCATCAGCTCCTACTATATGCTGCGTGGTCGTGACTTCGCTTTCGCTAAACGTTCCTTCGCCATCGCGGCAAGCTTCGGCATGGCAGCGATTCTGTCCGTTATCGTTCTGGGTGATGAATCCGGTTACGAAATGGGTGACGTGCAGAAAACCAAGCTGGCGGCTATCGAAGCTGAGTGGGAAACGCAACCGGCTCCGGCTGCCTTTACTCTGTTCGGTATTCCGGATCAGGATGCGCAGCAAAACCACTTCTCCATCCAGATCCCTTACGCGCTCGGTATCATTGCTACTCGCTCCGTCGACAAACAGGTGACTGGCCTGAAAGAACTGATGGTGCAGCATGAAGGCCGTATCCGTAACGGTATGAAAGCTTATGCGTTGCTGGAACAACTGCGTGCCGGTTCTACCGACCAGGCGGTTCGCGATCAGTTTAATAACGTGAAGAAAGACCTGGGTTACGGTCTGCTGCTGAAACGCTATACCCCGAACGTCTCCGACGCGACGGAAGCACAGATTCAGATGGCAACCAAAGACTCCATTCCACGCGTTGCGCCGCTGTACTTCGCCTTCCGTATCATGGTGGGCTGCGGCATCCTGATGTTGCTGATCATTGCAGCGTCCTTCTGGTCTGTTATTCGTAACCGCGTTGGTCAGAAAAAATGGCTGCTGCGTACCGCGTTGTACGGTATTCCACTGCCGTGGATTGCTATCGAATCCGGTTGGTTCGTGGCGGAATATGGCCGTCAGCCGTGGGCGATAGGTGAGGTGCTGCCAACAGCGGTCGCGAACTCTACCCTGACAGCGGGCGATCTGATCTTCTCCATGCTGCTGATTTGTGGTCTGTACACCCTGTTCCTGGTGGCTGAACTGTTCCTGATGTTCAAGTTCGCGCGCCTTGGCCCAAGCAGCCTGAAAACCGGTCGCTATCACTACGAGCAGTCCGGTGCGACTACTCAGCCGGCACGCTAA